The genomic region GGCCGGCCAGCTCGGCATCTTCACCAACGGCTACTGGGGCCACCCGGCGATGAAGCTCCCGCCGGAGATCAACCTCCTCGCCGTGGCGCACTACCTCCAGGCGCTCGACGTCCAGCGGAAGGCCAACCAGATCGTCGCGATCCTGGGCGGCAAGACGCCGAACATCCAGAACCTGGCCGTCGGCGGCGTCGCCAACGCCATCAACCTGGACAACCCGGCGACGCTGAACATGGAGAAGCTGTACCAGGTGAAGGACCTCCTCGACGAGGTCACCACCTTCGTGCAGCAGGTGTACTTCCCCGACGTCTGCGCGGTCGCGGCGCACTACCCCGACTGGCTCGGCTACGGCAAGGGCGTCAACAACTACCTCGCCGCCCCCGAGATCCCGCTCGACGGCAAGGGCACCAAGTTCGCGCTCCCCGGCGGCACCCTCATGGCGAGCGACCTCAAGTCGCTCAAGCCCATCACCAAGTTCGGTGACGACTACTTCAAGAAGAACGTGGTCGAGGACACCGCCCGCGCCTACTACGCCAACTCGGCCAACGCCCTCCACCCGTGGAAGGGCGAGACCAAGCCGGCGTTCAACGGCAAGTGGGATCCCGAGGGCAAGTACAGCTGGGTGAAGGCGCCCCGCTTCGACGGCAAGCCGATGCAGGTCGGCCCGACCGCCGCGGTGCTGGTCGCCGTCGCCTCCGGCAACGAGCCGATGACCCGCTGGGCGGTGAAGTGCCTCGAGGTGGCCGGCAAGCTCGCCGGCGCCAAGCTCACCCCCGCGGTCCTCGAGTCCACCCTCGGCCGCCACGCCGCCCGCTGCATCCGCGCCGCGGTCATGGCCGAGCAGGCCCAGGCCCAGTGGAAGCTCCTCGTCGAGAACATCGGCAAGGGCGACACCGCCACCTACAACGAGCCCCACTTCCCGAAGGGCACGATCGAGGGCGTCGGCTTCCACGAGGCGCCGCGCGGCCTCCTCTCGCACTGGTGCGTCATCACCGACGGCAAGATCGCCAACTACCAGGCGGTGGTGCCCTCG from Anaeromyxobacter paludicola harbors:
- a CDS encoding nickel-dependent hydrogenase large subunit, whose protein sequence is MSQRITIDPVTRIEGHLRIDVEVEGGKVAKAWSTGTMWRGIEEIVKGRDPREAWVFVQRICGVCTTVHAMASVRSVENALNLEIPINAQYIRNLIVSAHSLHDHIVHFYHLSALDWVDVVSALKADPAKAAQIGQSISDWHLNSVQELTAVKAKLESFVKAGQLGIFTNGYWGHPAMKLPPEINLLAVAHYLQALDVQRKANQIVAILGGKTPNIQNLAVGGVANAINLDNPATLNMEKLYQVKDLLDEVTTFVQQVYFPDVCAVAAHYPDWLGYGKGVNNYLAAPEIPLDGKGTKFALPGGTLMASDLKSLKPITKFGDDYFKKNVVEDTARAYYANSANALHPWKGETKPAFNGKWDPEGKYSWVKAPRFDGKPMQVGPTAAVLVAVASGNEPMTRWAVKCLEVAGKLAGAKLTPAVLESTLGRHAARCIRAAVMAEQAQAQWKLLVENIGKGDTATYNEPHFPKGTIEGVGFHEAPRGLLSHWCVITDGKIANYQAVVPSTWNAGPRDEKGVMGPYEASLVGNPIADPKKPLEALRTIHSFDPCLACAIHTVDEDGNEVTVKVL